Proteins from one Leptospira bourretii genomic window:
- a CDS encoding SIR2 family protein, which yields MKTKANSRLYIFGAGLSHSYNKDIFPLTNNLIKKAFDLKLLEKKETLRAFVSDIFNESIDNINFEKVASFLYNNPFSSEGEPKQTYDLLYIELISIISLIYGNPNLVSADTEKWKIDTLNAFSTHFQKSDSTIISFNYDLLIEHYLQKNTQWNPIYGYHMPFYPPFSYQPYNDHIQRIGGSILKLHGSLNWGLPPEEILNAKYEKLILDTENYSETIFRTKYDSLYFTNNKLYPYLIPPVAGKIYENFIMRNLWRKAKAAMQIYPEIHIIGYSLPESDTSVEFLFRLGSKETAPFGGQKIIHIVDPCIRNDKESEFETILKAGNSKNLVKIHKMDGMEYLKSLNYQTD from the coding sequence ATGAAAACAAAAGCAAATAGCAGATTATACATATTCGGAGCAGGATTAAGTCATTCATATAACAAAGATATTTTCCCTCTTACCAATAATCTTATAAAAAAAGCTTTTGATTTAAAGTTATTAGAGAAAAAAGAAACTTTAAGAGCTTTCGTATCTGATATTTTCAATGAATCAATAGACAATATAAACTTTGAAAAAGTTGCATCTTTCTTATATAACAATCCTTTTTCGAGCGAAGGAGAACCTAAACAAACGTATGATCTCTTATATATAGAACTTATAAGTATAATATCATTAATTTATGGAAATCCAAATCTGGTTTCTGCAGATACTGAAAAATGGAAAATCGATACTTTAAATGCATTTTCAACTCATTTTCAAAAATCAGATTCAACTATAATTAGTTTTAATTATGATTTATTAATTGAACATTATTTGCAAAAAAATACTCAATGGAATCCAATATATGGATATCATATGCCATTTTATCCTCCATTTTCATACCAGCCTTACAATGACCATATTCAGCGTATTGGCGGTTCGATTTTAAAATTGCATGGATCTCTCAATTGGGGACTACCTCCAGAAGAAATTCTAAACGCTAAATATGAAAAATTAATATTAGATACTGAAAACTATTCTGAAACTATTTTTAGAACTAAATATGATTCCTTATATTTTACTAATAACAAACTATACCCATATTTAATACCTCCCGTTGCAGGTAAAATTTACGAAAATTTTATAATGAGGAACCTTTGGAGAAAAGCAAAAGCTGCAATGCAAATATATCCAGAGATTCATATAATTGGTTACTCGTTGCCAGAATCAGACACTTCAGTTGAATTTTTATTTCGATTGGGAAGTAAAGAAACAGCTCCATTTGGTGGGCAAAAAATAATACACATTGTTGATCCATGCATTCGTAATGATAAGGAAAGTGAATTTGAAACAATACTTAAAGCTGGAAATTCAAAAAATCTCGTCAAAATACATAAAATGGATGGAATGGAATATCTAAAAAGTTTGAATTATCAAACTGACTAA
- a CDS encoding transposase — MKRRKQYTTEFKRESVQYLISSGKSQNLVCEELGLPNGILGRWKKELDQNQTETGSFQDVRDKRIQELEREVQNLKQQRDILKKAMGITLSP; from the coding sequence ATGAAGCGGAGAAAACAATACACAACAGAGTTTAAGAGAGAATCGGTTCAATATTTAATATCAAGCGGGAAATCCCAAAACTTGGTATGCGAAGAACTAGGACTTCCCAATGGGATACTAGGCAGATGGAAAAAGGAACTAGATCAAAATCAAACAGAGACAGGATCTTTTCAAGATGTTCGAGACAAGAGGATCCAGGAACTTGAAAGAGAAGTTCAAAATTTAAAACAGCAGAGGGATATTTTAAAAAAGGCAATGGGCATCACTTTAAGTCCTTAG
- a CDS encoding HepT-like ribonuclease domain-containing protein: MNDIAIIRKYNNDFYNDYEFVNQISDWLKRFAESLAESLEKEPIRLLSKKEFRAATISAFSVLEAETNQIMNTLVNEYPFHKNTYTRIFDFLYSRKYIQLEEYTKLKEYYKIRNKLVHGDSKISKEDATNVVNLIMSILEKIKKN, translated from the coding sequence ATGAATGATATTGCAATTATAAGAAAATATAATAATGATTTTTACAATGATTATGAATTCGTTAACCAAATTTCAGATTGGCTTAAAAGATTTGCTGAATCTCTTGCTGAGTCTTTAGAGAAAGAACCAATAAGATTACTCAGCAAAAAAGAATTCAGGGCTGCAACAATTTCAGCATTCTCGGTTCTAGAAGCAGAAACAAACCAGATTATGAATACGCTAGTTAATGAATATCCATTTCATAAAAATACCTATACAAGAATATTTGATTTCCTCTACTCAAGAAAATATATTCAGCTAGAAGAATACACTAAGCTTAAAGAGTATTACAAAATTCGGAACAAATTAGTCCATGGCGATTCAAAAATCTCAAAGGAAGATGCTACAAATGTTGTCAATCTCATTATGAGTATTTTAGAAAAAATAAAAAAGAATTAA